The Primulina huaijiensis isolate GDHJ02 chromosome 9, ASM1229523v2, whole genome shotgun sequence genomic interval tttcagaattcagaattcaaattaaaatagaaTCATATTATTACTgaaataacataataaatattaatattatatatttgagacggatgaaatattattattgttattagtGGTGCAATCAATCATATTTAAAgtcaaaatatagaaaaataacataacgtcaaggaattagttgtggcttCTGTTTGAAAACCTAGCCGGCACACTAATGTCATATTTTACACGGATAACTCATGACATACAATATGATTACTACGTAACATGTGATTTATGTATTCCATGTGAATTCAATATACAATTTACATGTATCTTGAgtatatatttgaattattaatcGACTATAAGTTTTCTAATTTCGCATCCATCGAAATATAAAAAGGTATCTTTTTTGGGGAAAATGTCGATTTTAATTTAGTCATGTAATTATGTTTTTCgattaattttagtcatttttttttcaaaattatgttaataaatgacaaatatctttgttaaaatttataattacattATCAAACACACGTATATATCTCGAAGAATTATTTTTatccatatatttataaaaaaattaacaataaaattgATCATTTAATTACGCATTATTTTGTGAAGAATGATTAAAATGCAGACTAAAAATATTACACATCATTACATACAAGGCTAAAACTGgcatttttccattttttctcaaaaaaaaagtGTGTTAGTGTTGTTCAAATGTCACGAAATATTTAATCAAACTAATTATCTTTAGGGGTGGGCATAAAACCtgaaaaaccgaaaaaaccgacaGAACCGAATAATTCGGTTTAAATGGTTCGGTTTTATCGATTTTTCGGTCGGTTacggttttaaaatttatgaaattcggtttttcggttcggttttcggttttaatCCCTCAAAAAATcgaataaccgaaccgaccatattattgttaattatatgatttttaggTATAATGGACCATATTATTGTTAAGTATAAGACTTTTTATCTATAATGGGCTATTAGGATTTAAGAACTTAGTATCATTAACTCTCTATTTTCAATCCGAtcgttttttcttctttctcacCACTCACCAATCGACTTTTCTTCTTTCTCACCACTTACCAGtcttcgttttcttttcttttatgtatatatttctttaattttttcgtAAGATAATTGGTGTTCCATTCGAGCTGATTGACACCTTATTATCATTCATATTACTGAATATTCCATTGGATTCATGCATTTTTCATGTTTACATGGTTaattagtaataataattttatttcttaacaaATTTTTTGATAACCGTATATAACCGGCTGTATAAACCGAACCATATTACAAAAAAACAGAACCGAACCGTAATAAAATGATTTGGTTTTGGACTAGAGATATTCAAAACCGAAAACTAAAAAACCGAACCGTTGTAGAGTAAACCCGAACCAAACCGACGGTTGCCTATCTTATCGTATATTTATATCAAGGAAAGATAAATTATTCACAATTTGACCATCAGTTTATAAAACTAGTTAAGCTCATTATAACcaatatatatgcatgatttagaagtccaaaaaattgaaatgcaggactaaaatttgaaatcttattcgataaaactcgattatacaCACCTTTTAATAATAAACTTTACTTATAAAATCTTCTAGAtttaagtatatatattttgaattattttataataaaatctttaaaaagaattgcacaaaaactcttgtgagacggtctcacggatcaatttcgtgggtcgaatctcttatttgggtcatccatgaaaaaatattactttttatgctaagagtattactttttattgtgaatatcagtatggttgactcgtctcacagataaagattcatgagaccgtctcacaatagattTACTCAAAGAATTGAGTCCGGATATCTACATATATTAAAAGCGTGTGTTATATTCTAAATGCGGTTTCACTTTTCTTATATTTAGAATAAATTCGTTTGAACATCGTATCCCTAATTactgttaatttaatttattaccGGCCAAAACATATTACAATGACAAACAATTCCGCTGCCtactatataaattattattcctaataatataatttgtatTCCTTGAAGTCAACGTACTAAAATCTCATTTATAATAAAAGCATTAACAAttagatttaattaatattttctttttgaaaatgttattaATAGGCCTATGGTCTAGTTGGGGTTTTCTGGCCCAATTCCATGAAACGTCATCGGAGAGGGATGGATTAACGGTTGGATTTGTTTCTTAATATCTCTTGTTTTAGTTTAATGTTAGTGTGTTCAATAAACTATTGCAATGGATATTCAGCAACTGTGGATGACACTACTGCGAGTTCTGATCCAAAACCCTCAGTCATGCAGTACCGCTGCAAAAAATGCCGTCGAATTGTTGCTTCAGAAGAATATATTGTTTCCCATGAGCTCGGAGTGGGGCCAAAGAGGAGTGATGAATTAGATATGGAACCGCCTGATCATGCTCCTGATCAATTTTTGTGGAGCCCTTGAAATGGATTCAATCAGGTTAATTAAAGCCTAGCATCTCACAAACTTCAGAGCTACATGGCgtgattttcttctcaaaaaaaattctaatgtAGCTATTATTTTGCCACTGACAGTTGAAGAGAACTCGGCTGGCATGCAATGCAATTGCGGAACATGGATTAATCATGCATTTCAGCTCCACAAAAGTCGCATAGACGAGTGCCGCATTTAAGTTAGTATTTTCAACTTGACAATATCGAGTGATAAATTTGTTGGATTTTTGCTACTTGTAATAAAGACTGATCGATGATCTTTTTCTTAGAGCCATGCTATATATATctgtttatgttatatatatatagctccCAGATTTAAACTTTAGCCTGGCAGAGATCTTTTTCTTGCATCAAGCATATAAAAATAAACTTTACCATTAATTAAACATGCCTCAGAAGACTGTATTCTTGCCCACAACAAGAATAAGTAGCATGATAACAGAACGCATTTGTGGCATCGACCATTACACAAGTAGGGTAAAGAAGAAGATCATCAAAAACTTAAATGACGATGGATATTCATTCATGGCAAATATCCTGCAGGAATTATTgtcattattaaatttttatgcgtatttttttttggaaaattaaatcTTCAGCGCctctaaatttttttcttttaatgatGCACTATATGcaaattgtttttatatattataatgtaATCACTTATCATCAAACTTAGCCTTTAAATACTTTTCCTCCTCCAATTATTAATGAAACTTAATCAAGTACAGGAGCCTCTTGCGTATATATAAATTGAAAGTTCACAACTATATATTTGGCATATAAATGGCAGGAAAGATAGACTCCTGTAAATTCTCAATATGACAACAGTAAGTTTGATTCTTTCTGCAAACACACACAGGCCTCGAACTTTGTAATGTTCATGAATCTGCATGATTAACGAGATTGGCACCACACCATAAAAATTATGGAGTGATACTTGAAAGATTGGCTTTCCAGGACATATCATTCTAGAGTTTTTAAGTCTtctttagaaaaatatatatattactgaTTGAGGGATGCATTTATTTGTCAGGAGTGGACAATATTGACATAGATATGGACTTGCAAAAGGTGACAGTCACTGGTTGGGCGAATGTGAAGAAGGTTATTAAAGCAGTAGTAAGGCGGGCTGGTCGAAATGCAGAGCTATGGTCATTCCCTACATTGTGAATGTACACATTTAtcctttatatatataaaaaatattgtatttatgATTCGTGTAAGATGTAAATAACTTTTTGTTGGGGTTCTTGTTTGATCATtgaaatttcttgttttacaTTCATCGTCCTTTCACCAATAAACTGACATACAACCATTGTTTTGATTGTGAGGGAGCACGTGTGTTTTGGACAGGGATTCCAGATGTCTTATGGTTTTCCTAAAAAGATGGGTTATTTAAGGAGAGAGATTGCATATATCTTTTGGTTTCCCGCAAAAGACGggtccaaataaaattttcaaccacTGGAGACAAAACTTTGAACCATAACCTCACGTATATAACTGCAAAAAGAAATATAAACCGACCTCCCCACAAAACACAAAGCAGAACCATCTGTAGAGCTAGAGTCGAGAAAACGATAAGAGAACTAAAAATGGCAAGCCTAACACAAGTTGCACTCCTCTTCGCTGGGGCTCTATGCTTGATGTGTCTCCCTGGCATCGTCCACTCCACAGCCCCTCAATTCTTTGTTGAAGGAAAGGTCTATTGTGAAGTCTGTCGAGCCAATTTCATCAATAAACTCAGCGAGCCTATGGCAGGTACATTGAATTATATGATTCTAGGAAACACAATTGATGTGAGGCAGACCTAGCGTGAAACTTGCATCATCTAAAAAATACGcaaaatatcttaaaaattgTCAATTGAGGTGGACGATCGAACTTGCACCCAACGGGGATTTCACTTGTTACAACTGACATTAACCAACCATCACTAGGACAAAACTGGATTCATTTCCATAAGCTTCTTGATGTTCTTACTGCTTACATGGTTCTAGAAATAATGATGTTCTAGGTACCTTGCATGCATCTCAAAAGAAGATCCAAAAACCATGAACTCAGGaacatctaaaaaaaaaaacatttgagaTTACCCATGTTTATCTTTTTGCGAGGACAACACATATATGAGCTGGATTAATGTCATGTTGTTTTCATCACTTCAGGGGCAAAGGTTCGATTGGAATGCAGAGGAGAGGAAGCAGGTAATATAACATACAGCGTGGAGGGAGAAACCAATGGCACGGGACTCTATCGGCTGCCAGTCGAGGGTGATCATGATGGAGAACTATGCGAAATAACATTGGTGAAGAGCAGCAGGCCTGATTGTGATGATCTCCCAGATGAAGGATGGGCACAAAAACCAGCATCAAGAGTCACACTCACCACTCACAATGGTATTCAAGGCGACACCCGCGACGCGAACCCCCTTGGCTTCGCCAAAAAAGTGGCATTGCAGCCACAATGCTCTGAGCTCTTCAAGGAGTTAGATATTGATCAAGACTCGTAGATCAAGTCACACAAATTTGCatgctttataaatttttgtaattttgattCTGAATAAATTTTGCTGTTACTTGGGTTGATGTTTATTGGAAGGCTTCAACATAAGTActcatttttttatgtttttggaaaTTGATGGTTTGGTGATCGTGAAGGATGATACTACAGTTTTAGACTGAGAGAGACATGTAAGTGTAGTGTGCAATGAATAAAGTTTACTCTTTGCAGTACTTATTTGTAATCAAGGAATGTGCGgcgatttttttcttctttcaattttcaaaagtcagaaaattttgttttcgCTTTCTTTCAGCTGTATcatttaaatttgtaaaaaaaattgcaatgcCCATAAGAGCTCGCTCAATTATTTACATAGAAAGAAAATAGTTAAACTCAAATTGATACAACAGCTTCGCCTAACCTGTAAATTCAGAAAGAATTGGCACCATCATGAAAGGAGAAAGGTCGCTCCAACTACCATTGTCTACCTCATCATCACTACCAATAGCCTGAACCAGATACAAGattaaatatagaaaaaaaacATGACAAGTAACTGCATATATGGATTGGGCGAGAGAGATACCTGGCGAACTGCATTTGCCTTTTACAGAATTGCAGTAACTTGAACATGAGCTTGTGTACCTGTTGGTGCAGTTGATTTTGATGTCACAGTTGGTGGCTGATTAAATAACTAACATCAATAGACAGGTTAACATTGAAACACAGTATACAACAAGACTGTTGATCTTCAAGCAATCATGGATTGAGTTGTGCCTCATATATGTGTGTAGTTGATGATGAATTGAATGGATAATACGAGAGTACCATAATCGTGTTCATTTTTCAGGACAAGTGAAACAAATGAGTAGGTTGAAGCATTCTACCAAAATGCAAAAATCATACGGGGAAAAAACTTTGTTCTAAACGTACGTCCAATGCAATATATATTACGGGGTCAGCTACTGGAGCAGGTCAGCAAGGTATGGAAGTAAATGGCTACCAAATTCATACCCATCTCCCTGGTACATGTATATGCAAGGTACTGAAACTTAATCAGTaatcaaactttaaaaataGCTACAGTTTCTGAAAACTCACTCTAGTTCTTATTTGTTCTTATTTGGTGCAGGAAGTCCCCATCTCATCTTTACAGTTGCTTCAGACATTAACTAGCTTTCATCTTCCACAGCATTCTAACGAGAATTCATACTGCACAGTTGTACAGAAGGTAGACATGTAGGATGTCACGCACCGAGATCGGGGTTAGTAGACATCGGTGTTGTTAAACAATCATATAATCACTAAACAACAAGCTTCGTAGttcagtataaaccaaaaccagtttatttcataattaactCAAAAAAACCAGTTTAAATAAATGCGTCGCATATTTttacttagcgacggttattattacaccgtcgctaatattcgCGACGGTGTTAGCAAAACCATCACTAAAATTAGCCACGGTTATGAAAACAATGTCGCAAATTATAAATATCCGACGAGTcattaataaaccgtcgctataagcgatggtttaaccaaaacccgtcgcaactcttctataaatacccacTCACTTGGTCCATTTTAAAACAcacaacttcacaacacttaaaatttttcttacataattttagtttcggtaattttaaaaaattgttccaaGTTTTTGAAACCCCCgcttatttatgtaaattttttcgttttattttttgttaaatttttaagttttagttaagatcttagtctattcaaattacaagtttttttagaattattaaattgttaaaagtaatttttttatttaactgaaaatattagcgacagaAATCATgaataaatcgtcgctaaaattagcgacggaatgcaTTGCCTAACCGTCGCTAAcgttagcgacggtattaaaCAAAAATCCGTCGCAATATTCATGTGCGACGATTTGttaaaaatcgtcgcaaattgtagcttcaacaacggataaaaatcgttgtctttgagcgcactCTTTAACCACAGaggctttaacaacagttttaaaagacCTACAATAACggagaaaaaccgttgtcgtaggccttttttcttgtagtggtcGAGTGCAGCCTCTCCTCTTTGATTGAAGTGGTCGAGACCTATGAGTGATTTGGGAGGATATTTGGTGCGATTTTACACTAAACCaaagcctctatttataggcctcCAAGGGTAAGGTGAATGGTCACTCCATTAATTGTCATTTATCTCCCTTAAATGTCATTATTCATGGTAAATGTCATTATTCATGGTCATGAACCTCCTATTAATGACAACTATTCATGACTATTAACCTAATATCAAAAACACTTATTCACGGTCATTAACTCCTcttaattatcattatttttcttttaatataggTAGTTTAATGGTTGATTTATTGTGGTTTAAATTAGTCATTAAAATTGTGATACATGGTCAATAACGAGGGGAAaatgattattcaaattttcaagattatgaTTGCATGGAACTAAAAATATTGTACCAAAATGAGCTGAAATTACCTATGACATATGCAGGTTTTCTCGTTGCAAGATTTCGGGTCTTCACTTGGGAGTTTAAATAAGCGCACATTATGGTCCCAAAAGATAATGTGAACCGGTATTTTTTCCCAGATCCTCCTTGAATGatggattttcaatgtccaaaCGTCGAAGATCAGAAAATTGACAATATTTAGAATTTTGCACACCATTTTCAACAGAAAGATATAGAAGAACTCCACAAATATCTCCTTTGCTTACCCTCCCCTTTCCCAGAgatgttattatatttttatgcattgatgacattaatttttgttttgtgcAAGTTGAACATCGAGTTTGTTTTAGTTGTTGAGATTATAACAGTGAACTCATTGAATTTAATGTGAATTTAATGTATTTGCTAAGTCTTAGTGTTCTTGGGTAATTTAATTATGAACATTGTCCATGTTTACGCTCTGAGCGTGACAACACTTGTCTCGAATTAATGGTTCTTCAGAAAAGCACATTAATTTGAAAGGGTGAGTGCATAAGGAAGATATACTCTATAAATACACTGACCTGCATGCATTCAATCACTCAGCTGTGCACCCATAAAAAATAATGTCTTCTCTTCTTTCCGGTTCATTTCTAATCTCGGTAATCACCTCATTCATCTTCGCACGAGCCAGTGTTCCTCTTTCAAGAACATTCTACTATGTCGACCAAGGCCCATTTGGAGAAAACTGGGGCATAATAATTAACGAACTATCGATTGTTGGACATCGCTACAAACTCATTTACTCGATCTATGTACGTTTCAAAAACTCAACTCCAAATGCTTTCATTTTAGGACTCCGGATGTGGCGCCTAAGTTCAGCCTCCACCATGAGATGTGTTTGGCACCCAACTGGGGCAGcccggtaaaaaaaaaaaaaaaaatgcgacCCTCGCATTTAATTGGTAGCGACGGAAATTCGATCTTAACCGATTTTGATGGTTACGCTTTCCCGGCCGAAGTTCAACAGCAAATAGTCGATGTTAAGAGTCGATATAGATGGTAACTGAAGGACGTACACTTACGGTGAAAACGTGGCCGAATGGGGTTGGGAGGCATGGGAAGTGACACATGTGCTGTTTGATAGAAACAATGGGCAAGCAAGCGAGCATGGATCACTTGGTGTTTGTGACAATGATCAATGTGTTGCGTGCCCGAAGCCTCAAGGCTCGTTAGGATGGAGCGACGCATGTGTGCCGCGTCTTTTGCCACCCAGCAAGGACAGCGCAAGTGTGGACTTTTATAAGGTGGAAGGTGTTGAACATTACAGCAGTGTTTACAACGACGGGAATGGGCCCATGACTGGCTCAGTGTAGAAATAAATGTAGCAAGGATTGCAAATGCTTCGGGTTCTTCTATAGGGCCGAGTCATCCAATTGCTGTTGGTGCCGACGCTTGGAACTTTTAACCCGGCGCATGTTGGATACATATGTGTAAGTACATAAATCAAGTCTGTCGGTTTGGTATGATTCTTAATTCTCTAGTCAAGAGATTATAACTTACTTCCGCACAAATTCTTTACCTGGACCAAACACAAAAACTAGTGCAAGGTATAGCACAAAATCAAAAATTTGTAGGGAATTGAAGTGGGgtttgaactttaaataaatgaaaaaccAGCACAACGAATATGCATGGTGGAGTTCGCCAACTCAGGGTAATTGGAGAAGAGCGCTGGACCCCAATCACTTGGAGTGACAAATCTTCCCGTACGAGAATTAAAGCATTTGTTCGAAAGCCTCAATGTGATTAGCAACATTAGGGGAATTTAATTCTTTGCTATTCAgagcattatatatatatatatatatatatattataaaatacaaCCTCATTTGTGCATTTATTCATCAACCCACCACAGCTTGATAGGGATCGAGGAATTTACAGTGTTTGCCTAActaacaaaactcaaaattaagAATGGACCACAACTTTAAATTAGTGCTACGTTTTCTGATTACAGAATTCTTTATATGAATTATCAATTACAATTAGGAGAGAAATGgagtaaattcgaaatttacgtgttgatattatatttttatattctctaaattaattaaattataaaatggtTGTAACATTAATGATTAAGATGTAATTTTGTCTGATATAATAACGACATGAACCGACTAATATATCGTATCATTTGTTCGATAAAATCACGaagcataaaataaatataaaaaacagATTACTTTGACGGTGAGATAGATGAGGAGGAATTGTACCGACATTTAATAGATGTGGTGTGATTCAAAAGATAATCGATTTATCCATATGATAATTTTTGTGGGATTCTTAAAGTCAATAATAGGAAGTAGACCGCTAGTCAagttttgattaaaattttgaacCGACAAAAATTTTAGTGTTTAAGCCAATCGATTTTTTTTACTTGATATTGACTCTAAAAATTatagtataataataataataactagcAGTATACTTAAACTCGagtttggtaaaaaaaaattacaaaaaaaaactcTTCCTTTCAATTTTCTGAAAGTTATAGTTTTTCATGAGAATGTCTCATAGATAATTTATTCATGTGACGAGcttgttcatatttataataataagaaatatttttaccataaaattagtactttttcattgatgacccaaataagttCTTTGTCTggcaaaattgactcgtgagatcgtTTTATAAAAGTTTGTGTGTTGTTACGATACataatttatgataaaatttcaaaataaacttataatttaaataatgataaagaTCTAACATATTATAGACgtcaatattatttttaaaaactgtaTTTTTTATGACATTGAGACTGCGCTCTAAGGCCATTTCTAaccacaaaatatatttttgtgtaaattttatactaaaatagtgtgatttctgcaccaaatacaacattcatctccaacccatttactgcaaatcttacaccaaaaagttattctcgaaatattccttttattttacatatattaattattatattttatgtaatatatttttaattatgactaatgttttattattaataaatttaaataataatatttaagtttataatttaattatataatataatttaaattatatataatatgaattaatatacgaaaattatttaaaatgaaaaatatgaatacaAATTCAAACATAATACAAATACAACTTTAAATATAATAAGAATACAACTTCAAACATTTGAATGACTATATGCATCTCACAAATAAACAATTAAAGCATTTAGTAGTGCGAAGTGAGCATATTTGTCTTTTATTCTTTTATATCGACtgagaaattcttgaaatttgaTATGTTCATTAACAACATGTGATATTCAAATGCTAAAATTGCAAAATGATTAATTGAAattggaaaatcaacaaaaaaatttgaaactcgACAACAAGAAATGGCATTGGCTGTCCTTCAGGAGAAGAATAGAGTTTTGTACACATGGATTTAAGCACAATTGACGATCCAAAAATGCGTGAAATAGTTCGAATTGAACGAGCAAAAATTATGCAAAAAAGAGAAAGATACGGACAACAAGATGTTGACACGTTTGGAAAATATTTGGGTGATTTTGGAGGATCCGGATCAAATTTACCAGATTATTGATTATCCAGTTTGTTTTTCTTCTAAATGTATTTTCTTTTCGATTATTGTCTTCGTATTTGcttttgtatttgaattatgtgttttaagttgtatttgtatttcaattatctttttcaatttatttatgaattgtattgttatattaattttttgcatttgtattaaaattatattaattataaatcattaaatcaaattagtctttaattaataataattaaaataaataaataaatattttaaaaatcaacaattattatttttaaatttatatgattaaatatctcattattaaaataatatcataaatattagactattatttaaatagtatttataatttttaatacaaataaatataataaataaaaataaaaaaaaataaagaataaaaaagaaAGGAGCCCTGCGTCAAATTTGACGCTGGGGAGTGGGGCCCCCCATtggaacatatattggccaaaaTATCGCAGCCCCCATTGGAACatatattttgcatcaaaatgGTATTTTGCACACCATTTTGGTGcaacatttaatatatatactgTGATTATCATGCATGCTACTTTGCTTATTAAATAGTACTGAACTCGATGACTGCAAGTTGTTACGTATACGTACgtactaattaattaagtgtcgGGAAATATATAGTGGCATGTACATTTCATGAAATATCAGCGAGTTGTTATCAGGGCATGTGAGGATCGAGCATATATCAACTCTAGCTAATAGTTATTATCATATGAATTGATTAAGTTAACTAATCACAATTTATGATTTTGTTAGCGCAAGTTCTGAATAGTTGTAAGAAAGAGTTGTTGATGATGGCTtggatattaataattatgatgaatATAATATGGTTAATGATGATGGCTTGAATATTAATTACCTACACCAAATCgtttaatatttaaatggtaAAAAGGTAGCGTTTCGAAATCGAATCAGATTTTGTGAGTGCTTTTCTACAGTTGACTCGGTTAccttttatatttttctctatAAATAATGTTCCGTCAAAACAAATTGATTAGTTATTTAATGAATAGTAGCCAGAACAACGTTAATTAACCTAgaaaatctttcaaaatatattagAGAGGAATTAAATAGATTTTTGTATATATGATAATCAAGTTACCATATTTCTCCAAATCCAAAGATAATTAggataaatacatatatattttttagtgctattaaatatataacaaaataattaaattgcaaTCAAGATCATTGATTTAAAAAGTAATTAATAGTGCATTGTACTTTTTAGtgctattttaaaaatacaagttgaaaataaatgcatgagaGAGAAGAAATcatacttaaaatatatatatatataaagaaaatagaacCCCCAAGGGCCCATATCATGTCTACTCAGTAGACCCTAAACTCGTGGTTTTCATCTTTCTCTACTCTTTGGTAAATAAATTGccacttttctttcttttccaaTTGCTAAAAATAACCATGAATTCTCCTTCTGCAACGATCATGTCCAAGGATTCTGTCG includes:
- the LOC140984786 gene encoding olee1-like protein, which translates into the protein MASLTQVALLFAGALCLMCLPGIVHSTAPQFFVEGKVYCEVCRANFINKLSEPMAGAKVRLECRGEEAGNITYSVEGETNGTGLYRLPVEGDHDGELCEITLVKSSRPDCDDLPDEGWAQKPASRVTLTTHNGIQGDTRDANPLGFAKKVALQPQCSELFKELDIDQDS
- the LOC140983994 gene encoding probable inactive dual specificity protein phosphatase-like At4g18593, whose protein sequence is MLVCSINYCNGYSATVDDTTASSDPKPSVMQYRCKKCRRIVASEEYIVSHELGVGPKRIEENSAGMQCNCGTWINHAFQLHKSRIDECRI